Proteins co-encoded in one bacterium genomic window:
- a CDS encoding PLD nuclease N-terminal domain-containing protein, with protein MDYGYSLVGLLILVLDVVAIVDCLSNPRRSVLSKVLWMLAILIFPCIGMGAYYLVGRQPG; from the coding sequence ATGGATTATGGATATTCCCTAGTTGGACTGCTGATCCTTGTGCTCGATGTGGTCGCGATCGTCGACTGCTTGAGTAATCCCAGAAGATCCGTCCTGTCCAAGGTTCTATGGATGCTGGCCATCCTGATCTTCCCATGCATCGGGATGGGCGCCTACTATCTTGTGGGGCGGCAGCCTGGCTGA
- a CDS encoding YtxH domain-containing protein, with product MLFIALLTSATPIVLTGCAGNEKDFDDASDKVEDAADEAGDRAEDAWEDAGDAIEDAGDEIEDATD from the coding sequence ATCTTGTTTATCGCACTCCTGACGAGTGCGACTCCGATTGTGCTGACGGGCTGCGCCGGAAACGAAAAGGATTTCGATGATGCATCCGACAAGGTAGAAGATGCCGCGGACGAAGCAGGCGATCGCGCGGAAGACGCCTGGGAAGATGCCGGAGACGCAATCGAGGATGCCGGCGATGAAATCGAAGATGCGACGGACTGA
- a CDS encoding response regulator has product MPVKVLIVDDNAMYRNAFKRNMMLQNYDVVEAENAEQAIGVYQESRPDVVVTDLSMGSPTEGLDLIRSIKQVEPLVPIVMISAVGTFEEGAEASRLGAHSVISKARIDEEIESLYRTIEEASQVGELNRNVRDEVQQLSGGPEGEVSQDRIDRLRQIIGNPKLHASVRGEAYDALLQATETEVRLSMEKEVEEADRAELEEAEQRLEELIPGFQSFSADSRKELCTAEYFFHRQGGDHVQGQADFSRNIGFSFCFAVENEAKSRLRKRLHKFLSNSDSVRLIRKLIDKKTGQLDLFYHQHLARLQQQVAFDFTIDNVRQVFQRILEHESRYKPDGLKALGIMVLCFGREYSIKTLRETIKINNPMNLRGFESENEIIRFAHLLVSLQHYRNPYIHPEISEMEKISKIRETAIQCLREISRLG; this is encoded by the coding sequence ATGCCGGTAAAAGTACTGATCGTGGATGACAACGCGATGTATCGCAACGCATTCAAACGCAACATGATGTTGCAGAACTACGACGTTGTCGAAGCGGAAAACGCAGAGCAGGCGATCGGCGTCTACCAGGAATCTCGGCCGGATGTGGTCGTTACGGATCTGAGTATGGGTTCGCCGACAGAGGGCCTTGACTTGATTCGATCGATCAAACAGGTGGAGCCGCTGGTACCTATCGTGATGATCAGCGCAGTCGGTACGTTTGAAGAGGGTGCAGAAGCCTCGCGACTTGGCGCTCATTCCGTGATCAGCAAGGCCCGCATTGATGAGGAGATTGAAAGCCTCTATCGAACCATCGAAGAGGCCAGCCAAGTCGGTGAACTCAACCGAAACGTTCGCGATGAAGTGCAGCAGCTCTCCGGCGGACCAGAGGGCGAGGTCTCGCAGGATCGAATCGATCGCTTGCGGCAGATCATTGGCAATCCGAAGCTCCACGCCAGCGTCCGTGGCGAGGCGTACGACGCTTTGCTTCAAGCAACCGAGACGGAAGTTCGCCTGTCCATGGAGAAAGAAGTCGAGGAGGCCGATCGCGCAGAACTGGAAGAAGCAGAGCAGCGACTCGAGGAATTGATCCCCGGGTTCCAATCGTTTTCGGCGGATTCGCGAAAGGAGCTTTGCACGGCGGAGTACTTCTTCCATCGCCAGGGCGGAGACCACGTGCAGGGACAGGCGGACTTCTCTCGCAATATCGGTTTTTCGTTCTGCTTTGCGGTGGAAAACGAAGCAAAGAGCCGTCTGCGCAAGCGTTTACACAAGTTCCTGTCAAATAGCGACTCGGTTCGGCTGATCCGCAAGTTGATCGACAAGAAGACAGGCCAGCTCGACCTATTCTACCATCAACATCTCGCGCGGCTGCAGCAGCAAGTGGCGTTTGATTTCACGATCGACAACGTCCGCCAGGTCTTCCAGCGGATCCTCGAGCACGAGTCGCGCTACAAGCCCGACGGCCTGAAGGCACTTGGGATCATGGTGTTGTGCTTTGGACGAGAGTACTCGATCAAGACGTTGCGCGAGACGATCAAGATCAACAATCCGATGAATCTGCGCGGGTTCGAGTCGGAGAACGAGATCATTCGGTTTGCGCACTTGCTGGTCTCGCTCCAGCACTATCGCAATCCGTACATCCATCCCGAGATCAGCGAGATGGAGAAGATTTCGAAGATTCGCGAAACTGCCATCCAATGCTTGCGCGAAATCTCCCGGTTAGGGTGA
- a CDS encoding type IV pilus twitching motility protein PilT codes for MMDMNEMLKIIVERDGSDLHLQVGKSPVMRVSGILDVVDPDVLTPEDTERLMREITPPRYQQMLQEHGSADFAYSYSEQARFRVACLRARGNLGIVMRLIPSRLLPFDVLGLPKASIIELLHAHRGLCIVTGPTGSGKTTTLATMIDYINVNRYAHIITVEDPIEYTHPHKKSIVTQREVHVDTPSFAYALRGALRQDPDVILVGEMRDLETMEAALTAAETGHLVFGTLHTISASATIDRIIDAFPANQQEQIRSVLAIALRTIIAQTLLPHASGKGRLAAYEILHNTPAVQNLIREAKTNRIISTIQTSKKQGMVTMDEFLLRLYHENKITGEVALTRAHFAEELRVKMMSAPPPSAEEEEEPVI; via the coding sequence ATGATGGATATGAATGAAATGCTGAAGATCATCGTCGAGCGCGACGGATCCGACTTGCACTTGCAGGTCGGCAAGAGCCCCGTCATGCGCGTGAGTGGCATTCTCGACGTGGTCGATCCGGACGTCTTGACGCCTGAGGACACGGAGCGGCTCATGCGTGAAATCACGCCGCCCCGCTATCAGCAGATGCTCCAGGAGCACGGCTCCGCCGACTTCGCGTACTCTTACTCCGAACAGGCTCGTTTCCGCGTCGCCTGTCTGCGCGCCCGCGGTAATCTTGGCATCGTCATGCGACTCATCCCGTCCCGCCTGTTGCCATTCGATGTTCTCGGTCTTCCCAAAGCATCCATCATCGAGCTGCTCCACGCACACCGCGGTCTCTGTATTGTGACGGGCCCGACGGGTTCCGGTAAGACGACGACGCTCGCCACGATGATCGACTACATCAACGTCAACCGATACGCGCACATCATCACGGTTGAGGACCCGATCGAATACACGCACCCACACAAGAAATCGATCGTGACACAACGTGAAGTTCACGTGGATACGCCCTCATTCGCTTACGCTCTTCGTGGCGCCCTCCGTCAGGACCCGGATGTGATTCTCGTCGGCGAAATGCGAGACTTGGAAACGATGGAAGCCGCCTTGACCGCTGCTGAAACGGGCCACTTGGTTTTCGGTACGCTTCACACGATTAGCGCCTCCGCCACCATCGATCGTATCATCGACGCCTTCCCGGCCAACCAGCAGGAGCAGATCCGTTCCGTGCTCGCGATCGCTCTCCGCACGATCATTGCGCAGACGCTTCTTCCCCACGCTTCGGGCAAGGGCCGTCTCGCCGCTTACGAGATTCTGCACAATACGCCGGCCGTGCAGAACCTGATCCGCGAAGCCAAGACGAACCGCATCATCTCGACCATCCAGACTTCAAAGAAGCAAGGCATGGTCACGATGGACGAGTTCCTGCTCAGGCTGTATCATGAAAACAAGATTACCGGTGAAGTGGCACTCACCCGCGCGCACTTCGCAGAAGAACTTCGCGTGAAGATGATGTCCGCTCCACCGCCGAGTGCAGAAGAGGAAGAAGAGCCGGTGATCTGA
- a CDS encoding ROK family protein, whose product MEILGLDIGGSGIKGAVIDTKSGEMKSERFRLKTPQPATPEAVVETAGKVAENFNWSGPIGCGFPAVVKDGVISTAANIDKSWIGLNAEKLLGKRTGCPVAVANDADVAGIAEVAFGAPDGGSGVVFFLTLGTGIGTALLNQGQLVPNTELGHLMLGKVEAEAIASEAAKKRNDMDWESWAKNLSQYLNELDRLFWPDLFMFGGGAVKKYDKWSPHLKTRVPCMPAKLKNLAGIIGAALMAERRLVK is encoded by the coding sequence ATGGAAATCCTCGGCTTGGACATCGGAGGGAGCGGCATCAAGGGCGCCGTAATCGATACGAAGTCCGGCGAAATGAAATCGGAACGCTTTCGCCTGAAGACCCCCCAGCCGGCAACGCCCGAAGCGGTCGTTGAGACAGCGGGCAAGGTCGCGGAGAACTTCAACTGGTCCGGCCCAATTGGGTGCGGCTTTCCGGCAGTCGTCAAAGATGGCGTGATCTCTACGGCAGCCAATATCGATAAATCGTGGATTGGGCTGAATGCGGAGAAACTGCTGGGAAAGCGCACAGGTTGCCCGGTTGCCGTTGCGAACGACGCCGATGTGGCGGGAATCGCAGAAGTTGCATTTGGAGCTCCCGACGGTGGGTCGGGAGTGGTTTTCTTTCTGACCCTCGGAACCGGGATCGGCACGGCGCTTCTCAATCAGGGTCAACTCGTCCCTAACACGGAGCTAGGCCATTTGATGCTCGGGAAGGTCGAAGCCGAAGCGATCGCATCGGAGGCTGCGAAGAAACGCAATGATATGGACTGGGAGTCCTGGGCGAAGAACTTGAGTCAGTACTTGAATGAACTGGATCGTCTGTTCTGGCCGGATCTCTTCATGTTCGGTGGTGGCGCGGTGAAGAAGTACGACAAGTGGTCGCCTCACCTGAAGACGCGCGTGCCCTGCATGCCCGCAAAGCTCAAGAATCTAGCGGGCATCATCGGAGCTGCGTTAATGGCTGAACGGCGGCTTGTGAAGTAG
- the clpP gene encoding ATP-dependent Clp endopeptidase proteolytic subunit ClpP, with protein sequence MDVPFVLEQTERGERSMDIFSRLLMDRIIFIGTPINDTVASLVTAQLLFLESQDPDKDINMYINSPGGSVTAGLAIYDTMQFVKPDIATTCVGQAASMGAVLLAAGTDGKRFALPNARVMIHQPLGGMQGQASDIEIQAKEMLRIRDRLNEILSSHTGRSMDQIREDTDRDKFLSAAEAVQYKLIDQVIESKGPVAEKTAKGKDKKK encoded by the coding sequence ATGGACGTCCCCTTCGTATTGGAGCAGACCGAGCGCGGCGAACGCTCGATGGATATTTTCTCCCGGCTCCTGATGGACCGCATCATCTTCATTGGCACCCCGATCAACGACACGGTGGCCAGCCTTGTGACGGCCCAGCTCCTCTTCCTGGAAAGCCAGGATCCGGACAAAGACATCAACATGTACATCAACTCGCCCGGCGGCAGCGTCACGGCCGGCCTGGCGATCTACGACACCATGCAGTTTGTGAAGCCGGACATCGCAACGACATGCGTTGGCCAGGCCGCCAGCATGGGCGCCGTTCTGCTCGCTGCAGGCACCGACGGAAAGCGTTTCGCCCTTCCGAATGCCCGCGTCATGATCCATCAACCCCTTGGCGGCATGCAGGGCCAGGCCAGCGACATTGAGATCCAGGCCAAGGAAATGTTGCGGATAAGGGATCGCCTGAATGAGATCCTCTCGAGCCATACCGGTCGGAGCATGGACCAGATCCGCGAGGATACCGATCGCGACAAATTCCTCTCCGCGGCCGAAGCGGTCCAATACAAGCTCATCGACCAGGTTATCGAGTCCAAGGGGCCGGTTGCCGAGAAGACGGCCAAGGGCAAGGACAAGAAGAAGTAA
- a CDS encoding S8 family serine peptidase, with amino-acid sequence MIRHLLIALAVSSATLLPAAPGKAGTVSKLSPDLRAAIQTKDSEAVLATIVIDRDADPAPIAALVENAVISRQVGPIRWIVCKSSPASLARAAERPEVRNIVSSETYQPATAPPDPERDSAAEARTIVPPKRLLSPAARTRKVADIHKAPAAWAKGYTGEGVVVAIVDTGVDFGHPDLNGTQARIQSGPYAGWPFAYDTLSGYYYALNTTYVVTPSNFWNMTGYSAYAETVAVTNPVCDGGTCTADLTTRDSNGTEVTKSITWPATSMSGEYRYGVHPDPSLINIQSYLGTGYIAGSGIPSFFVLIDEGESGVYDTVYVDLDGDGSMLDEKPMRKGDELAGADLVDASGTAGTDGTWDISAGMLTWISDGVNTPPGMGTLYPDFASVPDAGTLVAFVSDSDTHGTGVASDVAAQGVITDPNLKGLTNPLLAGGADASGVGDPVMTGMAPDAKLAAFEHGLHLTYDAWTLASLGFDGQPQTGDEANIVNNSFGSSSVIEDGWDYESRFVHAINAGVAPNTAFLASTGNGGHGYGTVATPSGGSIIGVGASTNYGSMTNYGFVTPEQITWGAVQPWSNRGPGMGGEMGVSITAVGAWGTGAYPLNVIGNGEAAYRAFGGTSMASPIACGVLALVHEAFAEKHGRFPTWEEAKELLQNGARDLGYDPLTMGAGDVDADLSTDIAAGDSSAVTPSEWRAGDFDGMTYPSFPNVVFAGDSTQETFDVTNPSGSKTDFPVSAEHLKRVYQENFTVNLPSGDPPDFIIPTYLRELTDDIALYDPDLVRVQAVFPFSEFDAGNDYNIDSRWRVWLYDWSDRNGDTNLWTDTNVDGMVQSSEIDIDGDGIQEYTPISVGYVSGTYLEASAGRDVLSRAKDGVFLGLQRRTGTNAMSVQIRITYFKRTAWDWITLSESSVSVPADGASSFTATLSVPANTRPGVYQGILKVGTQTVPIVSQVAANDVAFDFGAASLVEPAGEYPYDNGHVMGGFDWSWRYESGDWRLFPFVVPGDTKAGTQILVETNWDALPTDVDSWLYGPHLDEFSDANQAFFGPYGQEQIAGSANLNLGGGLFAVETATGGPTEAIGAIAEPGYHFLSLHNVSSSGAKIAEPLVGSTYAISFDPYPATGTGSTGSWTQSITSTRDIPQGLSVSAFGLSQPVHLTDQTIDQDDPNNVCTASWTYSLDMANGAYLKVVTSTSASMDIDLFVYRDNGDGTFNCGSDSLLGSSTTSTSNETVELKQAQLPDGKYFVVVHGWSVPGGSQLFDIDIEGIYGSGLTIPTPPSGPVTAGTPVEFTVNWSKPLEGEYEGMILVGPSNISEILRIPVVIGDRMATDADAWMLW; translated from the coding sequence ATGATTCGACACCTCTTGATTGCGCTGGCTGTTTCCAGCGCCACGCTACTGCCGGCTGCTCCTGGCAAGGCCGGAACGGTCAGCAAACTGAGTCCCGATCTCCGTGCGGCGATTCAAACGAAGGACTCCGAGGCTGTGCTCGCCACGATCGTCATCGATCGAGATGCCGATCCGGCACCGATCGCCGCTCTGGTAGAAAATGCGGTGATCTCCCGCCAAGTGGGGCCGATCCGGTGGATCGTCTGCAAGTCCTCGCCGGCGTCGCTGGCCCGAGCGGCAGAGCGTCCGGAAGTTCGGAATATCGTGTCCTCAGAGACCTATCAGCCAGCCACGGCGCCTCCGGATCCGGAGCGCGACAGTGCCGCCGAGGCTCGGACGATTGTGCCGCCAAAGAGGCTTCTCTCCCCCGCCGCTCGAACACGAAAGGTCGCGGACATCCACAAGGCTCCTGCCGCCTGGGCCAAGGGCTACACGGGCGAAGGCGTCGTGGTCGCGATCGTCGATACCGGGGTGGATTTCGGACATCCGGACCTCAATGGTACTCAGGCGCGGATCCAAAGCGGACCGTATGCAGGATGGCCGTTCGCGTACGATACTCTCTCAGGATACTATTATGCACTGAATACGACCTACGTGGTCACGCCGAGTAACTTCTGGAACATGACCGGGTACTCAGCTTATGCTGAGACTGTGGCCGTAACCAACCCGGTCTGCGACGGCGGCACCTGCACGGCAGACTTGACCACTCGCGACTCGAATGGGACTGAGGTGACGAAGAGCATCACCTGGCCGGCCACTTCGATGAGTGGTGAGTACCGCTACGGGGTGCATCCGGATCCCTCACTGATCAACATACAGAGTTATCTCGGAACAGGTTATATCGCCGGCTCCGGCATCCCCTCCTTCTTCGTTCTGATCGATGAAGGAGAGTCGGGAGTCTACGATACCGTTTACGTGGACCTGGACGGAGACGGGTCGATGCTCGACGAGAAGCCGATGCGAAAGGGCGATGAGTTGGCCGGAGCCGACTTGGTGGACGCGTCCGGCACGGCGGGAACGGATGGGACGTGGGATATTTCTGCGGGCATGTTGACTTGGATTTCAGATGGAGTGAACACACCCCCTGGCATGGGAACTCTCTATCCGGATTTTGCATCCGTTCCCGACGCGGGCACGCTGGTGGCTTTTGTCAGCGACAGCGACACACACGGCACCGGTGTCGCAAGCGACGTGGCTGCGCAGGGCGTCATTACGGATCCTAATCTCAAGGGGTTGACGAACCCGTTGCTGGCCGGCGGTGCCGATGCTAGTGGCGTTGGGGATCCTGTCATGACGGGAATGGCGCCGGACGCGAAACTGGCGGCCTTCGAGCACGGGCTTCACCTGACGTACGATGCGTGGACGTTGGCTTCCCTCGGTTTTGACGGCCAGCCGCAGACGGGCGATGAGGCAAACATCGTCAACAACTCGTTCGGCTCAAGTTCTGTCATCGAAGATGGCTGGGATTACGAGTCGCGATTCGTGCATGCCATCAATGCCGGCGTTGCGCCGAACACGGCGTTTCTGGCTTCGACAGGAAATGGCGGACATGGATACGGCACGGTCGCAACGCCAAGTGGCGGTTCGATCATCGGTGTCGGCGCGAGCACGAACTATGGCTCGATGACGAACTACGGATTCGTGACCCCAGAGCAGATTACATGGGGGGCCGTGCAACCATGGTCCAATCGTGGCCCGGGCATGGGCGGCGAGATGGGCGTCTCGATTACTGCCGTTGGCGCCTGGGGAACCGGCGCGTATCCGCTCAACGTCATCGGCAATGGCGAAGCGGCCTATCGCGCGTTCGGTGGAACGTCGATGGCGAGCCCGATCGCTTGTGGTGTGCTGGCCCTTGTGCACGAGGCATTTGCAGAGAAGCACGGCCGCTTCCCAACGTGGGAAGAGGCAAAGGAACTGCTGCAGAACGGCGCGCGAGACCTGGGCTACGATCCGCTGACAATGGGCGCCGGTGATGTGGATGCGGATCTTTCAACTGACATTGCTGCCGGAGATTCGTCGGCAGTGACGCCTTCGGAATGGCGAGCAGGCGATTTCGACGGCATGACCTATCCGAGTTTCCCCAACGTCGTCTTTGCTGGCGATTCGACGCAGGAGACGTTCGATGTCACCAATCCGAGCGGATCGAAAACAGACTTCCCGGTGTCGGCGGAACACTTGAAGCGCGTCTATCAGGAGAACTTCACGGTAAATCTCCCTTCGGGCGATCCGCCGGACTTCATCATCCCCACCTACCTTCGCGAATTGACCGACGATATTGCGTTGTACGATCCGGATCTTGTACGCGTCCAGGCCGTCTTCCCGTTCTCGGAGTTCGACGCAGGCAATGATTACAATATCGATAGCCGTTGGCGTGTCTGGCTGTACGATTGGTCGGATCGAAACGGAGATACGAATCTCTGGACCGACACAAACGTCGACGGTATGGTGCAGTCTTCAGAAATCGATATCGATGGCGATGGAATCCAGGAATACACACCGATCAGTGTCGGCTACGTCTCCGGGACATACCTGGAGGCCTCTGCCGGACGCGATGTCTTGAGTCGTGCGAAGGATGGAGTCTTCTTGGGCCTGCAGCGTCGCACGGGGACGAATGCGATGTCGGTTCAAATTCGCATCACGTACTTCAAACGCACTGCGTGGGATTGGATCACTCTGTCGGAGAGTTCCGTCTCCGTTCCCGCAGATGGCGCCTCGAGTTTCACCGCCACATTGTCTGTTCCCGCCAACACTCGCCCCGGCGTCTATCAGGGCATTCTGAAAGTGGGGACGCAGACAGTTCCGATTGTTTCGCAGGTTGCGGCCAACGACGTGGCATTCGATTTCGGTGCTGCCTCGCTGGTCGAACCTGCCGGAGAATATCCCTACGACAATGGTCATGTGATGGGAGGTTTCGATTGGTCCTGGCGCTACGAAAGTGGCGACTGGCGTCTCTTCCCATTCGTCGTTCCGGGCGATACAAAAGCCGGGACACAGATACTCGTGGAGACGAACTGGGATGCACTGCCGACGGATGTGGACTCGTGGCTTTATGGGCCACATTTGGATGAGTTTTCCGACGCGAATCAGGCCTTCTTCGGTCCTTACGGACAGGAGCAGATTGCGGGCAGTGCAAACCTGAACTTGGGCGGTGGACTCTTTGCCGTTGAAACGGCAACCGGCGGACCGACGGAGGCAATCGGCGCGATCGCAGAGCCAGGTTATCATTTCCTGAGCCTGCACAACGTATCGAGTAGCGGCGCGAAGATCGCCGAACCGCTCGTCGGCAGCACGTATGCCATTTCATTCGATCCTTATCCTGCGACCGGCACTGGCAGCACGGGCAGTTGGACGCAGAGCATCACGAGTACACGAGACATCCCGCAGGGTTTGTCCGTATCGGCCTTTGGCCTAAGTCAGCCGGTCCATCTGACCGATCAGACAATCGACCAAGACGATCCCAACAACGTCTGCACCGCGAGCTGGACGTACTCACTGGACATGGCCAACGGCGCCTATTTGAAGGTCGTCACGAGCACCAGTGCGAGCATGGATATCGACTTGTTTGTCTATCGTGATAATGGCGACGGGACGTTCAATTGCGGATCGGATTCACTGCTCGGATCGTCGACGACGTCGACTTCGAATGAAACGGTCGAGCTAAAGCAGGCGCAGTTGCCGGATGGGAAGTACTTCGTTGTTGTGCACGGTTGGTCTGTCCCGGGCGGGTCGCAATTGTTCGATATCGATATCGAAGGAATCTACGGTTCCGGACTGACAATTCCTACGCCTCCTTCTGGTCCAGTGACGGCCGGCACGCCGGTCGAGTTCACGGTCAATTGGTCCAAGCCATTGGAAGGTGAATACGAAGGCATGATCCTCGTCGGACCAAGCAACATCTCCGAAATCCTCCGCATTCCGGTAGTGATCGGCGATAGGATGGCAACCGACGCAGATGCGTGGATGCTTTGGTGA
- a CDS encoding ATP-dependent Clp protease proteolytic subunit: protein MFTPQDLPPAVRQAIEATATPHKGVRRPVAHDEDEVYYIPVPRVFEQTERGERVFDLYSRLLVDRIILINREFDDRLSNLVCAQLLFLQSQDPDKPISIYINSPGGSITSGLAIYDTMQLVKPQVSTTVIGEAASMGAVILLAGADGQRFALPNSRIMIHQPSGGARGVSLDIEIQTQELIRLRERLYQIMADHTGKSVEQIERDCRRDNFMGPEEALEYGIIDQIVVSKKQLEQKK, encoded by the coding sequence ATGTTCACGCCTCAGGACTTGCCACCGGCAGTCCGCCAGGCGATCGAGGCAACGGCGACGCCCCACAAGGGCGTCCGCCGGCCTGTCGCCCACGACGAGGATGAAGTCTACTACATCCCCGTTCCGCGCGTCTTCGAACAGACCGAGCGCGGCGAGCGCGTTTTCGATCTGTACTCCCGACTGCTGGTCGATCGAATCATCCTGATCAACCGCGAGTTCGACGATCGGCTCTCCAACCTGGTTTGCGCGCAATTGCTCTTCCTGCAAAGCCAGGACCCCGACAAGCCCATCAGCATCTACATCAACTCGCCCGGCGGATCGATCACGTCAGGCCTAGCGATCTACGACACGATGCAACTGGTCAAGCCGCAGGTCTCCACAACGGTGATCGGCGAGGCAGCCAGCATGGGCGCCGTGATTCTACTGGCCGGGGCAGACGGACAGCGTTTCGCCCTCCCGAATTCCCGGATCATGATTCACCAGCCCAGCGGCGGTGCCCGCGGCGTTTCCCTCGATATCGAAATCCAGACCCAGGAGCTGATTCGCCTGCGCGAGCGGCTCTACCAGATCATGGCGGATCACACCGGCAAGTCCGTCGAGCAGATCGAGCGCGACTGCCGGCGCGACAACTTCATGGGACCGGAAGAAGCGCTGGAGTACGGCATCATCGACCAGATCGTAGTCAGCAAAAAGCAACTCGAGCAGAAGAAATAG
- the tig gene encoding trigger factor, with protein MAENKETSTNAEAQATEGEALTSVIEKKNEQIPHEVLSAEAIEGSQVRVQVKIPADTFKGQVDEVLAEYKRYANIPGFRRGKAPVALIRSHYGRPARDEAVRKMVPRLAELIGEEKGYEVLAQPGFEGWEEGEDKSAVAKIVLEIRPEIKVEDETLAGIEVEVTEQPVDNERVEKEIEALRAQNATYEAADDAAFEENDALSYDLVVTDPDSGDRISDMCRDNDYSQNLKQDMPEGVLAALAGKKKGDTAEADIEQAHGDHSHKYHYAITIHEVKKRIQPELDDEFAKDVSDKFETFADLKAEIRKELERVEDDRKRQETLTEIHHVLRDRVDFDIPPSLVEHKAHQSLEQTEDRLNQMGISLRQFGRDMLTNFVNKARTEARSDVKTMLIVDQIGRHLNVEVSDEDLDKEIERIAEAQGRKPLSVRAQLEAKKALEELRANVRMRKINDMLIEKAAVKVVEKKEEAAGEAAGEEGSE; from the coding sequence GTGGCGGAAAACAAAGAAACTTCGACAAACGCCGAGGCCCAAGCGACCGAAGGCGAGGCCTTGACCTCTGTTATCGAAAAGAAGAATGAGCAGATCCCCCACGAGGTGCTCAGCGCCGAAGCCATCGAGGGCTCCCAGGTGCGGGTTCAGGTCAAGATTCCGGCAGACACCTTCAAGGGCCAGGTCGACGAGGTCCTCGCCGAGTACAAGCGCTACGCCAACATCCCCGGCTTCCGCCGCGGCAAGGCTCCCGTCGCTCTGATTCGCAGTCACTACGGCCGTCCGGCCCGTGACGAAGCCGTTCGCAAGATGGTTCCGCGTCTGGCCGAGTTGATTGGCGAAGAGAAGGGCTACGAAGTTCTGGCCCAGCCCGGGTTCGAAGGTTGGGAAGAGGGCGAGGACAAGAGCGCCGTCGCCAAGATCGTCCTCGAGATTCGTCCTGAGATCAAAGTCGAGGACGAGACGCTCGCCGGCATCGAAGTCGAAGTCACCGAGCAGCCCGTCGATAACGAGCGCGTCGAGAAGGAAATCGAAGCCCTCCGTGCCCAGAACGCGACCTACGAAGCGGCCGACGATGCCGCCTTCGAAGAGAACGACGCCCTGAGCTACGATCTCGTCGTCACCGATCCGGACAGCGGCGATCGGATTTCCGATATGTGCCGAGACAATGATTACTCCCAGAACCTGAAGCAGGACATGCCCGAAGGCGTCCTGGCGGCCCTGGCCGGCAAGAAGAAGGGCGATACCGCCGAGGCCGACATCGAGCAGGCGCACGGCGATCATTCGCACAAGTACCACTACGCGATCACGATTCACGAAGTGAAGAAGCGCATCCAGCCCGAACTCGATGACGAGTTTGCCAAGGACGTTTCCGACAAGTTCGAGACGTTCGCCGACCTGAAGGCTGAGATCCGCAAGGAACTGGAGCGGGTCGAGGACGATCGCAAGCGCCAGGAAACCCTGACCGAGATCCACCACGTGCTGCGCGATCGCGTGGACTTCGACATTCCGCCGAGCCTCGTCGAGCACAAGGCCCACCAGTCGCTGGAACAGACCGAAGACCGCCTGAACCAGATGGGAATCAGCCTGCGTCAGTTCGGCCGCGATATGCTGACGAACTTCGTCAACAAGGCTCGTACGGAAGCCCGCAGCGACGTGAAGACGATGCTGATTGTCGACCAGATCGGCCGTCACCTGAACGTTGAAGTCAGCGACGAGGATCTGGACAAGGAAATCGAACGCATCGCCGAAGCCCAGGGCCGCAAGCCCCTGTCCGTTCGTGCTCAGCTCGAGGCCAAGAAGGCCCTTGAGGAGTTGCGCGCCAACGTTCGCATGCGTAAGATCAACGACATGCTGATTGAAAAGGCGGCCGTCAAGGTCGTCGAGAAAAAGGAAGAAGCCGCCGGTGAAGCGGCCGGCGAGGAAGGCAGCGAGTAA